CTTCCCGGGAGTGGCCGCGCTCGCTGGTGTCGCGGATCATCTTCTGGATCCACTCCAGGTTAACGATAGGCACCACGCCCACCAGCAGATCAACGTGGCGCGCCACATCATGCTGCGGCGTCACCACTCCGCCGTGCAGCCCTTCGTAGAACAACACATCGGTTGGTTCCGGCAGTGGTTGCCAGGGGGTAAAAGTTCCTGGCACCTGATTCCACGGCACGGCTTCATCATAGGTGTGGAGATATTTGCGCGCCTGGCCCTGGCCGCTCTGGCCATACTCGCTGAAGGTCTGCTCCAGCAGGCCGAAATCGTTCGCTTCCGGGCCAAAGTAGCTGATATGCCGCCCGAGATCGCGGGCTTTGCGGATCGCCATATCCATTTCCGGACGGGTATAACGATGGAAGCTGTCGCCTTCCACCTCCGCCGCATGCATGTTGAGCTGGGCGAAAATCTTACGGAAGGCGAGGCTGGTGGTGGTGGTTCCCGCGCCGCTGGAGCCAGTGACGGCGATGACCGGATGTTTGGCGGACATAGCAACTCCCTGAAGAAAAGCTGTTGTTCAGTATCAAAGCCGCCCGGCGTCCGGTTATTCGTGGAACTGTCCGCGCGGCATAATATTCACCGTTTCGTGCAGTTCTGACCATACCAGAACGGCCTCGCCGCGCTGCAATTGCCGTTTTACGTCGGCGACCTTTTGTTCAAGCGAACGCTCATGTTCACCATAATCGGTGCCTTCGCGCAAGACAAAGCTCTCAATCAGATTGTCGAGCGTGTCGGCGTCGAGTTCTTGCCACGGAATAATCATGATGCTCCCAGATAAGCGGATAACCAGTCCGGAATGCGCGTTTCAAGCCACATCTCCGGGCGACGCAGCGTGCCGCCGACAAAGCCGACGTGCCCGCCATGTTCCGTCAGTTGATACTCAATATTAGCGGGTAATTGCGCAAGATCGGGGATGACGTGATGATCCATAAACGGATCATCCTTGGCGTGAATGATAAGCGTCGGTTTACGAATCTGCGGCAGCAGCGGCATAGCGCTACAGCGGCGATAGTAATCAAGTGCATCGTCGAAGCCGTGGATTTTCGAGGTGATCACATCATCGAAATCGCGAATGCGCCGCATTTTACGCAGCACTTCCATGGTTGTTGGCAGCGAGCCGGGATAGGCGCGCAGTTTCCGCGCGGCATTGGCCTTCAGCAGGTTGAGCAAATAACGCTGATAAACGCGCGTGAAGCCCTTATCCATATGATAACTGCACGCTTCCAGCACCAGCGGGGCCGAGACAATCACCGCCGCATCGAGGGGCAGAACGTCATCCGCTTTCGCCAGCAGGCAGCCGAGCATATTCCCGCCCAGCGAATATCCCACCGCCGCGGTCGGCGCCTCGCCAAGCTCCTGACGCAGCCAGGTGAGAAACCAGGTGCCGTCCTCTGTTTCGCCGGAGTGATAGATGCGGTTCAGGCGATTCGGGATCCCACTACAGCCGCGAAAATGCATCACTACGCCCAGCCAGCCGCGCTGTTTCGCCGCATTGATCAGGCCGTGCGCATAGGGGCTGTGCAGGCTGCCCTCCAGGCCATGAAACACCACCAGCCGCGGTTTATGCCGCGCCTGATTCGGCTCTTCGCTCCACGCGAGATCGACAAAATCCCCGTCCGGCAGTTCAAGGCGCTGCCACCAGGGTTCAAACGCGACGCGACGGCGTATAAGACGCGGCAGCATGGTCTGAAGATGTGGGTTGCTTGCGCCACGCATCGGTTGGAAGGTGGAGGCAACGCGTTGATCTGCATCGAGAAGTGCAGGTGTAATTTCTGCCATTTCATCAAAATAGGTAGGTAAATAGGCGGTTATTATACTTGCTAATAATTGGCCTGTTTAATACTTTGCTGCTGTTGTACCGTATTGACCCACTAAGGCAGCGGCAAAAAGACGTATTACAACCCACGCTGACACTGCGCCTGCCTGCAATTTCACCTTCAAGGACACTTATTATGACGGACATTACTTCGTCTGGCCTGACGGCAGCGCAGCCATTAAATGATTTGCCGCAGACGGATAATTTAACCCCCGAGCAGCAGACGCAAATCCAGGCGATTGTTAAAGAGATCGATATTTACGATCCGGCCTATTCGCTCGGTTTCGGTGCGAAAACCATGCAAACGATGTCGCAATTCTCTGATTCCCTCATGCAGCAAGTGCGGGCAAAAGATGCGGGCGTCATCGGTGCGCAACTTACCGATCTCCTGCAAAAAATTAAGCAGGTTGATATTAGCGCCTTTGAGCAAAAGCCGGGTTTTCTGGCCTCGCTACCCTTCGTGGGATCGATCTTTAACCGCATTGAGCGCACCATGCTGGAGTACAAAACGCTTTCAGCTCAGGTGGAAGATATTACGGATAAGCTGAATAACGCGATGGTCGACCTGCTGCGTAATATCTCGACGCTGCAGATCCTGTTTGAGCGCAACCGCGATGTTTTCCAGCAAATTACCCTGCACGTTATCGCCGGTAAGCAACGACTGGAGCAGATAAAACAGGAAGAGCTGCCCGCTCTGCAAGCGCAGGCCGCGTCCGATCCGATGATTGCCCAGCGCGTGCGTGACCTGCTCGACGGTATTTCGCGTTTTGAGCGTCGTCTGCATGATTTGATGCTGTCGCGCACCATTGCTATGCAGAGCGCGCCGCAAATCCGCCTGATGCAGAGCAACAGCCAGTCGCTGGCGGAAAAGATCCAGAGCAGCATTCTCTCCACCATTCCGGTGTGGAAAAACCAGATTGCCTTATCGCTCTCTTTGCAGACCCAGCGCCAGGCAGCGAAGCTGCAAAAAGAGGTTGCTGATACCACTAATGACCTGCTGCGCCGCAACGCCGAGATGCTGCAGACCGGTACAATTGAGACCGCCCGCGAAGTCGAGCGCTCAGTGGTGGATATCGAGACGCTGCGCGATGTGCAGTCACGCCTGCTTAACACCATTGAAGAGTCCGTGAAGATCGCGACCGATGCACGCCAGCGCCGTCAGGAAGTGGAAAAAGAGCTGGGCACGATGGAAACCGATCTGCGCATGCGCCTTGCTGCCATCGCCAGCGGTAATCAGGCACAGGCCTGAGTCAGGAAAAGAGAATGAGCAATAAAATTACTGACGCACTGGATAAAATCTACAGCAACCGCGTAAACCGGGTCATTATTCAGATCGTCCTCTGCTTCCTGGGATTCATTTATGGCAGCCAGAAAGCGAAAGAGGTGCTCGATCCATCTGATGTTCCTGTGCTAATGCAGATCCTGGCATGGTGCAGTTTTGTCTTGCTGGCTCGCACACTCTTTTATGATCGCATTGCGCTGGGAATAGGTGCCTTCGCAGGCTTTGTCTGGCTGATGTTTTACGATGCAGCGACGATGCCATTTGCTGCGGGCACGGCCGCGATGGTGGTGCACGCTTACCGAAGCCGCTACTCGCTGGGACGCATTCATGTCTGGTATCTGTTTGTGTGGCTATTTGCGGCAACGGCGTACGCCAACGTTAATGGTGCCTTTTCAACGGTATTGGGCTTGTTGTTCTGGTTTATCCTGATTGGCGGCATAGTGTTTCGCAAAATACACCTCAAGCGCCAGGCGCGCGAAGCACACGAACTTGAGCTGCACATTGCGCATATGGAAAAGCTTAAGCAAGCTAGCCAAAACCCCGTTGAGGAACCGTCATCGCTCGAGCAGCAAATCTATCGGCTGGTAAATAAGTACACCTTACCCGATACGCTGGTTGTTCATCTGAAAGGCATTGTCACACTGGCAGAAAAGATCCTGCAGTGCATGAAGTCTGATCCCAGAGATGTTGGGCCGGGGAGGCGTTTTCTTGAGCGCTATTTGCCGCTTCTGGAAAAGATTGCCGCCAGGGGGCAGATACTTTCCGAACAACTCAGTGACGAGGCGCAACGGCAAAAGGCGATAACAGAGCTGGCGGTAGTGCTTGAACGCGTTGAGCGCGCGTTTATGCAGCAGCATCAGGCTCTGCTGGAGAATGACTCGCTTGATTTAGACGCGGAGTTACTGACCTTAGACAATATGCTGAAAGCGGATGGCTTCGGTAAATAACACACGCAGCACCCGTTGTTCAACGGGTGCTGCTTTAGCTGTCTGCCAGCAGGTTGCGCGAAAAGAGGTGGATATCAACATCCGCTTTACGTCGCCACAAACGGGCTTTCCGCGCGCCGGTCGCCACGCTCTCCCCGGTCTCTTCAAACATGCCGGAGGCTTCAAAACGGCGGATCAGGCTTTTGCGCTGAATCGGCTGGCCGAGAATGATCTCCGTCGCTTCCTGCAGCTGGCTCTGCGTAAAGGTCTCAGGCAAACAGTAAACGGGCAGTAACGAATACATCGTTTTCTGCCGCAAGCGGCGCAGCGCGGCGTGGATTATCTCGCCGTGATCGAAGGCCAGTTCGCGCTCATTAAGTTCGGCCACCGGCACCCATTTAGCATCGCTGACGCTTACGATATGCGGCGCGCAGGCGACCCACGAAATAAGCGCATACCAGGCAACGGTCAAACTCCAGCCGCGCGGATCGCGATCCGGGCCGGAGAAGGTATCCAGCTGTTCAAGCCACGAGGGCGAGACGCCGGTTTTTTCCGTCAACTTGCGCAGCGCCGTGGCGCGGGTAGAGCTATCCTGCGCCATATCAATAAAGCCACCGGGCAATCCCCAGCGCCCTTGTTGCGGCTGGCTGGCGCGCTCGACCAACAACACGCAGAGCGTCTGCTGATGCAGGCTAAACAGCACGCTATCGACCGTCACCAGCGGCGAGGGAAAACGACTCGGATCGTAAGAATCCAGATACTCTGCTTCGCTGATCATCACTGACTCACCTCATTTCACACGCAGCAAGTTTATCAGCCTACCCTGGTGCGGCAAGCGAACTTTTATTTTATGTATTTTCAGTGTCTTATATATTCAGTATAAAAATAATCCAGACAGGGGCTTGCTTAATAGTGTCTTATGGACAATATTAAATGTGTCCAAGGGACATTAACTAATGCAGGTGAGGTGAATGATGGCGAGCAGAATCGAACTCTTTATCGATAATCAAAACGTTGAAATCGAAAACGGCGTATTTCCCGATGGTGCAGTGTGGCTGAAAGTGACGGGCGAACTGCCTGCTTTCGCCCAGCTGATGCGTATCCGTGTCGCCGCCATGCGCGATATGAATGATTTTATGCTGCTGGCACAGCTGGTAGACGCGGTACGCCACGTTACTGATGTTACGGTTAGCCATCTGCAGCTCGCCTGGCTGCCGTGGGCACGTCAGGATCGCCATATGGTGGCGGGCGACAGCTTCGCGCTGAAAGTCTTCGCCAACCAGCTCAATACCCTGAACTTCGATAAAGTCTTTATTCTCGATCCCCACAGCGATGCCGCCGCAGCCGCGATTAACAACTGCGTCGCCATTCCTCAGGAAACCTGCCTGCTGCAGAGCGAGACGCTGCGCCGCGCCATTGCGCAGGGCGAACTGATGCTGGTGGCTCCGGACGCGGGCGCGCTGAAAAAAATTCACAACGTGGCGAAAGCCACCGGCGCGAAGAATTACGCCATTCTCACTAAAGAGCGCGATGTTGCCAGCGGTAATCTGACCGGCTTTGCGCTGGTGGCCGGTGAGGTGGCGGGGAAAGATCTGCTGATTGTCGACGATCTCTGCGATGCGGGCGGCACCTTTATTGGCTCGGCGCAGGTTCTGCGTGAAGCAGGTGCGCGCAGCGTCAGCTTGTATGTTACGCACGGTATCTTCTCGAAAGGCGTTGAAAACCTGCTCAATAACGGGATTGACGCTATCTACACCACCACTTCGTTTACTTCGCCGACGCTGGCTTCACCGGGCGTTGAACTGATCGACATCGCCACGTTATTTCGCGCTTAAGGGGACCACACCATGAAACTGAATCCGATTCTCGCCATCGACGGCTATAAAGTTTCGCACCGCGTACAGTATCCGCAGGGCACAACAAAGGTTTACTCCAACTTCACGCCGCGCAGCGACCGCTTTTTCCAGTCTCCGGTTGCCGACGGTAAGCTGGTCTTCTTCGGCCTGCAGGGTTTTCTGAAGTGGTTTATGGTCGATCTCTTCAACGACGCCTTCTTTGCCCGCCCGGAAGAGGAGGTGGTGAATGAGTACAAAGAGGTGATGGACAGCTACCTCGGTAAGGATAGCGTGGCGGTCGATCATATCCGTGACCTGCACCGTTTAGGTTACTTGCCGCTGCACATCAAATCGCTGGATGAGGGGAGCAAAGTACCGATGAAGGTACCGGTGCTGACCATCACCAACACCCGTGAGGAGTTCTTCTGGCTGGTGAACTATCTGGAAACGGTGCTCTCCGCGGAGTTGTGGAAAGCCTCGACTAACGCCACTATCGCGCACCACTACCGCAAAATTTGTGAGCAGTGGGCAGCGAAAACCTGTAGCGACCTCTCGCACCTGGATTTCCAGTGCCACGACTTTTCGTTCCGCGGCATGGCGGGTCTGCACGATACCGCACAGGCGGGCGCGGGTCACCTGCTGAGCTTTAAAGGCACCGATAGCATCCCTTCGCTGCTTTATGCCCGCGATTTCTACACTGGGGGCGAGGAGTACTTTATCGGCGCAAGCATTCCGGCGACCGAGCACAGCGTGATGTGTATGGGCGAGCATGAGCACGAAATTGAGACCTTCCGCCGCCTGATTGCTGATATCTATCCGCAGGGCTTTGTCTCCATCGTCTCCGATACCTGGGATTACTGGCGCGTGATTACTGAATATACCCGCGAGCTGAAATCGCTGATTCTGGGACGTGAAGGACGCGTCGTTTTCCGCCCGGACAGCGGTGACCCGGTTGAGATCCTTTGCGGCACCGGCGCAGATGACGACACGAGTGCCGATCGCAGCCCGGAGGAGAAAGGTTCCGTTGAAGTGCTGTGGGAGATTTTCGGCGGCACCGTTAACGAGAAGGGTTACAAGGTGCTGGATCCGCATGTCGGCCTGATTTATGGCGACTCAATTACGCTGGCGCGCGCGAATCAAATTCTCTCGCGGCTGGAAGCCAAAGGTTTCGCCAGCTCCAACGTGGTCTTCGGCGTCGGCTCTTTCACCTACCAGTACAACACCCGCGACACCTTCGGCTTTGCGATGAAGGCGACCTGGGGCGCGGTGAATGGCGAAGGCCGAATGATCTTTAAAGAGCCGAAAACGGATAACGGCCTGAAACGCTCAGCGCGCGGTCTGTTACGGGTTGAGCGCGATGCGCAGGGCGAACTGCAACTGCACGATGAGCAAAGCTGGGAGCAGGAGCAGGGCGGGGAGCTAAAAACCCGTTTCCTCGATGGCAAGCTGTACGACACCGAGCACTTTGAGACCATTCGCCAGCGGCTGGCTAACCAGCGTTAAACCCTGAATGGCGGTACGGCTGTACCGCCATCAACTTTACCGCTTACGGCGAAAACCATTACTCCGCTGTAAGCATCGCCTCAAGGTGTTCCTGCGCGTCGAGCCACGCCATTTCACACTCTTCAAGACCCGCTTTCGCCGTCGCCTGCTGTTGCAGGCAGGTGGTCAGCTCCGCTTTACGGCTCTGGTCGTACAGACCGCTGTCGCTAAGCTTCTCTTCCGCGTTGGCCAATTGCGCATTGAGCTTCTCCATCTCCTTTTCCAGACGGGCAATCTCTTTACGCAGCGGCTGTGTTTGCGTGCGCAGCTCCGCTTCACGACGCTTCTGATCTTTACGCGCTTGAGCGCTGTTACCATTCTCTTTTGCCGCGTCCGTCGGCTGGCTCTCCTGCTTCTGCACATCGCTCAGCCACTGCTGGTAATCATCCAGATCGCCATCGAACGGCTCCACTTTGCCATCGTGCACCAGGTAGAGATCGTCGGTAGTCGAGCGTAAAAGGTGACGGTCGTGTGATACCACTACCAGCGCGCCTTCAAATTCAATCAGCGCGTCGGTGAGTGCCTGGCGCATATCGAGATCGAGGTGGTTGGTCGGTTCATCGAGCAGCAGCAGGTTCGGGCGCTGCCAGACGATCAACGCCAGCACCAGCCGTGCTTTTTCGCCGCCGGAGAAGCGCTCTGTTGCTTCGGTGACCTTATCGCCCTGGAAGCCGAAGCCGCCCAGGTAATCACGCAGCTTCTGCTCCAGCTCTTGCGGGGCCAGGCGGGCCAGATGCTGCAATGGCGATTCATCGGCGCGTAAAAATTCCAGCTGATGCTGGGCGAAGTAACCAAGTTTGATCCCCTTCGCCAGGCCGATTTCGCCGCTCTGCGCCGCCAGCTCGCCCGCCAGCAGTTTAATCAGCGTCGATTTACCGGCACCGTTACGCCCCAGCAGACCGATACGTGAGCCAGGCACCAGGTTGAGTTTGATGGCGTTCAGAATAGTGCGATCGCCATAACCGGCGCTCACTTTCTCCATCTTCAGGATCGGGTTGGGCAGGCTTTCCGGCGCGCGGAAGCTGAAGTGGAACGGGTTATCAACATGCGCGGGGGCAATCAGCTCCATGCGCTCCAGCATCTTGATGCGGCTTTGCGCCTGCTTCGCTTTACTCGCTTTCGCTTTGAAGCGATCGATAAAGCTTTGCAGATGGGCAACGCGCTGCTGCTGGCCTTCATAGGTGGCCTGCTGCTGCGCAAGCCGCGTAGCGCGCTGGCGCTCAAACGAGCTGTAGTTGCCGGTGTATTCAAACATTGATTGCTGCTCAATGTGCAGGATCTTATCGACTACCGGATCGAGAAAATCGCGGTCGTGCGAGATAAGGATCAGCGTGCCCGGATAGTTCTTCAGCCACTTCTCCAGCCAGATAACGGCATCGAGATCGAGGTGGTTGGTCGGTTCATCAAGCAGCAGTAAATCGGAGCGGCAAATCAGCGCCTGCGCGAGGTTTAAACGCATACGCCAGCCGCCGGAGAAGGCGCTGACCGGGCGGTCGAGCTGCTCGTTAGAGAAGCCTAAACCGTGCAACAGGCTGGCGGCGCGGGAGCGCACTGTCCAGGCGTCGATAGCGTCGAGCTTGCCGTGTACCGTGGCGATAGCATTGCCGTCATTGCGCTCGTTGGCAGCATTAAGCGCCGCTTCCAACTGGCGATATTCACGATCGCCGTCTATCACATAATCTATCGCCGCTTCGTCCAGCGCCGGTGTTTCCTGGTTGACCCACGCCAACTGCCAGGTGCCAGGGAAAGTGGCACTGCCGCCATCAGCGCTTATCTCGTTTTTCAACAGCGCGAGCAGGGTCGATTTGCCGCAGCCGTTTTTACCCACCAGGCCCACTTTCTGGCCCGGATTGATGGTGGCTGTGGCGTTGTCCAACAGGACACGCACGCCGCGACGAATTTGTAACGAGGAGAAAACAATCATAAGACGCCGTATGTTCAGACTATGTTAATTTGTCTTTATGGTAATGTAAGGCCACGGCGAAATGCCGCACCGGGGCCGCAATGTTAGCCCAAAATGAAGACGATAGACAAAAGCATTCTGGCCACGCCGCAGGGCGCTGGTTTGCAGAGAAGAGAGAATTTATACCCGGGAGGGGAGTGATGTCGCAGGCAGCAAAAGTGTTGCTGATCTATGCCCATCCGGAATCACAGGACTCGGTGGCGAACCGGGTTTTGCTTAAGCCGGCCACGCAACTGGAGAATGTAACGGTGCACGATCTTTACGCCCGTTACCCCGATTTTTTTATTGATATTCCCTATGAACAGGCGTTATTGCGCGAGCATGACGTTATCGTTTTTCAACATCCCCTTTATACCTACAGTTGTCCGGCACTGCTGAAAGAGTGGCTCGATCGTGTGTTGAGCCGCGGCTTTGCCAGCGGAGCAGGCGGGAATGAACTGGCGGGAAAGTACTGGCGTAGCGTGATCACCACCGGTGAGCCGGAGGCGGCTTATCGCCATGATGGTCTCAACCGCTACTCCCTCAACGATGTTTTACGCCCCTTTGAGTTGACCGCCGCGATGTGTCGCATGCACTGGCTCAGCCCAATTATCATCTACTGGGCACGTCGGCAGACGCCGCAGGAGCTGGCGCACCACGCCAAAGCCTACGGTGACTGGCTGGCTTCGCCGCTGCCGCCGGGAGGCCGTTAATGGAAGGTTCCGCACTCTTACTGGCCGGCGTGCTATTTCTCTTCGCGGCCGTGGTCGCTGTGCCGCTGGCCGCACGTTTAGGGATTGGCGCCGTGCTCGGCTACCTATTGGCAGGTATCGCCATTGGCCCATGGGGACTCGGATTTATCAGTGATGTTGATGAGATCCTCCACTTCTCAGAGCTGGGCGTGGTGTTCCTGATGTTCATCATTGGGCTCGAACTTAACCCCTCGAAATTGTGGGAGCTGCGTCGCTCTATTTTTGGTGTCGGTGCAGCGCAGGTACTGTTAAGTGCGGCGATCCTCGCAGGCCTGCTGATGCTGACGCAATTCTCCTGGCAGGCGGCGTTAATTGGCGGTATTGGTCTTGCGATGTCCTCTACCGCGATGGCGTTGCAACTGATGCGCGATAAAGGGATGAACCGCAGCGAGTCCGGTCAGCTTGGTTTCTCGGTGTTGCTGTTCCAGGATCTGGCCGTGATCCCGGCGCTGGCGCTGGTACCGCTGCTGGCGGGCAACGGCGACGATCATCTTGACTGGATGAAGGTGGGCATGAAGGTGCTGGCCTTTGCCGGGATGCTGATTGGCGGGCGTTACCTGCTGCGCCCGGTGTTTCGTTTTATCGCTGCTTCCGGCGTGCGCGAGGTCTTTACCGCCGCGACGCTGCTGCTGGTGCTTGGGTCGGCGCTGTTTATGGATGCCCTCGGCCTGTCGATGGCGCTGGGCACCTTTATCGCCGGCATTCTGCTGGCGGAGAGCGAATACCGCCACGAGCTTGAGATTGCCATTGAGCCGTTTAAAGGACTGCTGCTGGGGCTGTTCTTTATTTCGGTCGGCATGGCGCTGAACCTCGGCGTGCTCTATACCCATCTATTGTGGGTCGTGATGAGCGTTGCGGTGCTGGTGGCCGTAAAATCGCTGGTGCTGTACGGGCTGGCGCGCATTTACGGTCTGCGTAGCTCAGAGCGGATGCAGTTTGCCGGGGTGTTGAGCCAGGGCGGTGAGTTCGCTTTTGTGCTCTTCTCCACCGCCTCATCGCAGCGGCTGTTTAAAGACGATCAGATGGCGCTGCTGCTGGTGACCGTCACGCTGTCGATGATGACCACGCCGCTGCTGATGCGCGCCATTGATAAGCTGCTCTCCCGGCGCTTCAACAAGCCGGAGGATGAAGATGAAGCGCCGTGGGTTGATGATGATAAGCCGCAGGTGATTGTCGTCGGCTTCGGTCGCTTCGGGCAGGTGATTGGCCGTTTGCTAATGGCGAACGAAATGCGCATCACCGTGCTGGAGCGCGATATCAGCGCCGTGAACCTGATGCGTAAATATGGCTACAAAGTCTATTACGGTGATGCGACGCAGCTTGAGCTGCTGCGTTCGGCAGGTGCTGAGGCCGCACAATCGATCGTCATTACCTGTAACGATCCGGTCGATACCATGAAGCTGGTGGAGCTTTGCCAGCAGCACTTTCCCCACCTGGCGATTCTGGCGCGGGCGCGGGGACGTGTCGAAGCGCATGAACTGTTGCAGGCGGGCGTGACGCAGTTCTCGCGCGAAACCTTCTCCAGTGCGCTGGAGTTGGGGCGTAAGGCGCTGATTTCTCTGGGTATGCATCCGCATCAGGCGCAGCGAGCGCAATTGCACTTCAGACGGCTCGATATGCGCATGCTGCGTGAGCTGATGCCGGTGCATACCGATACGGTACAAATTTCCCGCGTACGTGAAGCGCGCCGCGAGCTGGAAGAAATTTTCCAGCGTGAGATGCAGCAAGAGCGGCGTCAACTCGACGGCTGGGATGAGTTTGAATAAGGGGAGTCGAATGGCTGTTCGTAAACGTTTTATCGCTGGCGCGACCTGTCCGTCGTGCCAGGCGAAAGACTCAATGGCGATGTGGCGCGAAAATAACGTCGATATTGTTGAGTGTGTTAAGTGCGGGCATCAGATGCGCGAAGCGGATAAAGAAGCGCGCGATCATGTTCGCAAAGATGAGCAAGTTATCGGGATTTTTCATCCGGACTAGCGATATCAGGCAGGATTTTTTAAGCTTAAGGGTACACGGGTGCAGAATTCCGTTACAATCTGCGCCAGTAATTTTCCCACGCTCAGGAGATATCATGAAAGTAGCAAAAGACCTGGTGGTCAGCCTGGCCTATCAGGTACGTACAGAAGACGGTGTATTGGTTGATGAGTCTCCGGTGAGTGCACCGCTGGACTACCTGCACGGTCACGGCTCCCTGATCTCCGGTCTGGAAAACGCGCTGGACGGTCATGAAGTCGGCGACAAATTCGATGTGGCTGTTGGCGCGAACGACGCTTACGGTCAGTACGACGAGAACCTGGTGCAGCGCGTTCCGAAAGACGTCTTCATGGGCGTTGACGAACTGCAGGTTGGCATGCGCTTCCTGGCTGAAACTGACCAGGGCCCGGTGCCGGTTGAGATCACCGAAGTGGAAGATGACCACGTAGTGGTTGATGGTAACCACATGCTGGCGGGTCAGAACCTGAAGTTCAACGTCGAAGTTGTCGCGATTCGTGAAGCAACTGAAGAAGAGTTGGCGCACGGCCACGTTCATGGCCCGCATGGTCACGATCATGACCACGACCACGGTCACGACGGCTGCTGCGGCGGTCACGGCCACGACCACGACCATGGTCACGATCACGGTGGTAAAGGTGGTTGCGGTAACGGCGGTTGCGGCTGCCATTAATCATACCCGTCGTCTTTCGCGCCGCAGGTGCGTTGGCTAAGGTATCGAGAAGCCCGGTAAGCGTCAGCCGACCGGGCACAAAAAGCGGGGAGACCCGCTTTTTTTACGTCTTAATAATGGGGCGGGGGTGTCTCTTCCGACGGGGAGGCCAGATGTGAAGGCTGGCTGGCTTTCACTTTCTCCACCAGCAAACGCAGATGTTCGCGCAGCTTCGCCATTTCCAGCTCATGAGCCACCACCGTCTGGTTTAGCTCTTCAATGGTCATCTCCTGAAAAGCCAGTCGACTCTCCAGTTCAGCCAGTCGCGCTTCTATCGATAACTCTTGCATCTTTTCACCTCCGGGTAATATCCGGGTCGATTGGGGTAATCGGGCGGATTTTACTTAACTTTGCGCGAAGGTACAGCCTTCATGCAGAAACTTATTTAAACAAAAATAGTCACAGATCGGGTGAATTCGGGCAGAGTCCTTATGTTGATTTCCGCCGCAACACTTTATAGTACGCTTCTTACTTTATGTTTAACCCTGGGGCGAGA
This Kosakonia cowanii JCM 10956 = DSM 18146 DNA region includes the following protein-coding sequences:
- the prs gene encoding ribose-phosphate diphosphokinase, with product MASRIELFIDNQNVEIENGVFPDGAVWLKVTGELPAFAQLMRIRVAAMRDMNDFMLLAQLVDAVRHVTDVTVSHLQLAWLPWARQDRHMVAGDSFALKVFANQLNTLNFDKVFILDPHSDAAAAAINNCVAIPQETCLLQSETLRRAIAQGELMLVAPDAGALKKIHNVAKATGAKNYAILTKERDVASGNLTGFALVAGEVAGKDLLIVDDLCDAGGTFIGSAQVLREAGARSVSLYVTHGIFSKGVENLLNNGIDAIYTTTSFTSPTLASPGVELIDIATLFRA
- a CDS encoding NUDIX hydrolase — its product is MISEAEYLDSYDPSRFPSPLVTVDSVLFSLHQQTLCVLLVERASQPQQGRWGLPGGFIDMAQDSSTRATALRKLTEKTGVSPSWLEQLDTFSGPDRDPRGWSLTVAWYALISWVACAPHIVSVSDAKWVPVAELNERELAFDHGEIIHAALRRLRQKTMYSLLPVYCLPETFTQSQLQEATEIILGQPIQRKSLIRRFEASGMFEETGESVATGARKARLWRRKADVDIHLFSRNLLADS
- a CDS encoding hydrolase; the encoded protein is MAEITPALLDADQRVASTFQPMRGASNPHLQTMLPRLIRRRVAFEPWWQRLELPDGDFVDLAWSEEPNQARHKPRLVVFHGLEGSLHSPYAHGLINAAKQRGWLGVVMHFRGCSGIPNRLNRIYHSGETEDGTWFLTWLRQELGEAPTAAVGYSLGGNMLGCLLAKADDVLPLDAAVIVSAPLVLEACSYHMDKGFTRVYQRYLLNLLKANAARKLRAYPGSLPTTMEVLRKMRRIRDFDDVITSKIHGFDDALDYYRRCSAMPLLPQIRKPTLIIHAKDDPFMDHHVIPDLAQLPANIEYQLTEHGGHVGFVGGTLRRPEMWLETRIPDWLSAYLGAS
- a CDS encoding toxic anion resistance protein — protein: MTDITSSGLTAAQPLNDLPQTDNLTPEQQTQIQAIVKEIDIYDPAYSLGFGAKTMQTMSQFSDSLMQQVRAKDAGVIGAQLTDLLQKIKQVDISAFEQKPGFLASLPFVGSIFNRIERTMLEYKTLSAQVEDITDKLNNAMVDLLRNISTLQILFERNRDVFQQITLHVIAGKQRLEQIKQEELPALQAQAASDPMIAQRVRDLLDGISRFERRLHDLMLSRTIAMQSAPQIRLMQSNSQSLAEKIQSSILSTIPVWKNQIALSLSLQTQRQAAKLQKEVADTTNDLLRRNAEMLQTGTIETAREVERSVVDIETLRDVQSRLLNTIEESVKIATDARQRRQEVEKELGTMETDLRMRLAAIASGNQAQA
- a CDS encoding 5-bromo-4-chloroindolyl phosphate hydrolysis family protein — its product is MSNKITDALDKIYSNRVNRVIIQIVLCFLGFIYGSQKAKEVLDPSDVPVLMQILAWCSFVLLARTLFYDRIALGIGAFAGFVWLMFYDAATMPFAAGTAAMVVHAYRSRYSLGRIHVWYLFVWLFAATAYANVNGAFSTVLGLLFWFILIGGIVFRKIHLKRQAREAHELELHIAHMEKLKQASQNPVEEPSSLEQQIYRLVNKYTLPDTLVVHLKGIVTLAEKILQCMKSDPRDVGPGRRFLERYLPLLEKIAARGQILSEQLSDEAQRQKAITELAVVLERVERAFMQQHQALLENDSLDLDAELLTLDNMLKADGFGK
- a CDS encoding YheU family protein; the protein is MIIPWQELDADTLDNLIESFVLREGTDYGEHERSLEQKVADVKRQLQRGEAVLVWSELHETVNIMPRGQFHE
- a CDS encoding phosphoribulokinase; its protein translation is MSAKHPVIAVTGSSGAGTTTTSLAFRKIFAQLNMHAAEVEGDSFHRYTRPEMDMAIRKARDLGRHISYFGPEANDFGLLEQTFSEYGQSGQGQARKYLHTYDEAVPWNQVPGTFTPWQPLPEPTDVLFYEGLHGGVVTPQHDVARHVDLLVGVVPIVNLEWIQKMIRDTSERGHSREAVMDSVVRSMEDYINYITPQFSRTHLNFQRVPTVDTSNPFAAKGIPSLDESFVVIHFRNLEGIDYPWLLAMLQGSFISHMDTLVVPGGKMGLAMELIMTPLVQRLMEGKKIK